aaaatttgcTATTACTCTCCacagcagcaggatgggaaTTACTGATGTGGGAAAAGTTTAATTCTGTTATTAGTTCTTTTATTACAGTTACAAGCCTGAAATTTGGAGCCAAATTCTCTTTCTTGGGTGTTTCTGTGACTGTTGAGTGATGTACTCTTCAAGTACACATTAAATCTAgctaaaaatactgtaatggCGGGAAACCCCAGATGGTGATGTTAGACACAGATGTACATACTTAAATAAGAAAGGCAGGCTTTTAGCTTCCAAATAAATGCTTCTCTAAAGCAATGCTCAGTTTTAACGCTGTTGCATACCAGTCTTTTTGGAGAAGCTCTGGCTTAGGACAGCACGCAAACTTGGTTTAAATCCCTATGTGTGGAGGCTAGTCCTGGACATGGTAACATctggaaaaagggagaaaaaggataTTGGCTGTACACTGTTTGTGATGGTTTTCAATCTAAGAGCGTGTAAAAAAACGATGAGAATTTGtctctgtctcattttccctttaGCGGAAAGGAGGCTGGCAAGACTATGGAATGTTATCAATAATCAGATAGGGTGtggcagttttaaaaaatggttaAGGTGGTGTCAAAACTCAGAGTAACATTAAGTAAGTGCCAATAACAAAAGCACAGCCCTAATTCTTTCATTCCCTCTTACACAACCAGATACAAATTCACCTAAGTCTAACTATTTAAGCGCCATTCTTTAATAAGTAAGAGTATCTTCCAAAAATCATGTTACATTTTCAAcagctttttccccttctttacCAAGACCATACTATGTTGACAGCATGAGTTATAGACTTCGACACTTGCACCCACGAGAAAATAGGACGTTAATGAGGCTTCTTATATTTGGTCAGAGATTATTACCTCAAGTTTGATTTTAGAAATAACTGTATAGTTATGCCAATTATCAGACATACTAGAAAGTCCAAAAATCGCTACAGAAATGCCACCAACTTTATGTACATAATGTGTATGCCAAAAATTAACACTAAAGCAAAATCAGTCACTTAAAAGTGAGACTGAAGGTTTCCTATGCTCCTTTAATGTCGCTTATGTGTCTGAATAGTGCACTCTGGGCAGGTGGAACCTatgaaaaatgataaaaaaatcattgccTAACTATAGCTCATGAAGCAGAGAGAGGCTGATGAAGCTGTGAGACAACAGGAAATTTTATAAAGGTCTAGGTCTCTCATCTTGTAACTTGTGTGATttgtctctgtatttttttttaaatgataaaaagatgaaaactaCCATTTACAAACTTCTTGTTGCGGATATAGCAGAATGTGAATTTGAAAGGGCTGGCTTTAGGAACGAGCAAGAACTTCAGCTCTACAGGACAGCTAGGAAGCAATTTAAGCCATTACAATGTGAGGACAGGGTCTCCATAAACATAATGTTCTGCACGGGCAAGCAAAGGAGATGCTTTGAAAACACAGActattcaaatgtttttttgtgACAACACTACCTACACGTTATACcaaattttatattctttgcTCAGCGGAAGGGTTTCCTGTGGAAACTGGACTCATTGGGAAATAATTAATGCAAATCACTAATGCAGGTGACAAGTCTGCAGAAGTCTCAGCCCTGGAGGAAGGGTGTGGCATCAGCCAGGAACAGCACTTACTGGTTTGCTCTTGTTAAAGAGGCCTAACAAAGGACAAAAGTAAACCGAACCATTTCATAGTCCTGACCTAGCAGAAGTTAGTTCCAAGTACATGCAGACCTGACTCCCTTATGTGGTAGGTCCATTATGGAAGATAAGGAACTCCCTAGTAAACATGGAtgtttactattttattttatgtttagTATAATAAACCAGAtaaggttatttttaaataaacagcatACAGTTTATAAAAGCTAGCTGGCAACTAGTTAATTGCAAAGAGCCTGCAATCTAGAAGCTGCATCTAAGCTGGTTAGAGACCTGAAAATGAGGAGGGGTGCCCACAAGAAGGCTATGCAGAATGTAGTTAGCTTTGGAGCCACGGTGTGCCTTCTAACCTGGGAACAGTCATGAGCAAGAGGAAGAGGCTGCCTTCTGAAGGGAATGCAGCCTACTGCCCATCTCatgctttctccctctttctgaATCGCCCCACATTCACACACCGGTTTTGGGAGTCTGGCTTGGAGCCCTTTTTCCCCACTCTAGGAGGTGAGGTCTCACAACCATTCTGAGGGCGACGGTGAGCaggaagaaagggcagaaatGGATTCTGAGGCCATGTACTGTGAGCCCAGCTGAGTTCCCAGCTTCAGCTCCTGCCAGAGTCATGCCAGCAGCCTGCATGCCTGCCCAGAGCAGTGCCTGCTGAAGGATGAGCTGGGCTCTGGGCCATTCCATAATTTTGGTTAAGTTGACAGAATTTTCCCTAGGAAAACAGGAAATGGCTCCTCAGGTACTTCCTGAGAAATCTTTAATATTTCCAATTAAAAAGTTTCTGCCCCAGACCTCACTACTTCTTTCTAGCCCTTGCTATGCCTTCTGTAAACAGGACTGGTTTAACCCCTGTTAGATCTGTGATCCAGTTCATGCAGTGGCCCCAGTTACACTTGTACCAGCACAATGAATTGGTACTGACTGGGGCAGAAACAAATGGCTGGGAGGAGAGCAAACTTCAGGATCTACTTGAGCTGCCAAAAAAAACTCCAACGGAACAACGGTCTTAGGTAAACATGGAATTTCACTCAATATATGCAGAACTTGTAGGCCTGAGGGGGTTCTTTCCACCAAGTAgccaacattttttaaaagacaaagagGTCCTCCAACAAAAAGTCACAagaatctttttaaaaaaaggtattttaggTAACATAAATACAGAGATCAGTATGCAATGTCTTTACAGTATCTTTCCAGTTTGCTGCTGGTTTTACATAAACAGGTCTCACTGGCTTATTGGGATTTCTACTTTCAGTAAATCGTAGGATAGCGACTAACATTACTTTAGAAATGCATTATATTAAGTGGCCAAGCTATGTGGTTGCGATGTACCAATACGTATCAACTCCTGTACTgctaaagacaaaaaaaacattGAAATCACATTTCACAGTGGCAGGGGAAtgatgtttttctgtattttatcacATGTCCTAAAGCACAGCAACACTTcccccccttaccccccccTCAAAATTGGTAACTGCTGCAATGAACTACTTTTCATTCTTCTGCTGATCTTGGGACTAGCTAGTAGTCCAAGCAGTTAGCTACTTACTCTTGCAACATTACTTGCTGGGGAGACAATGAGGTCATCATTGGAGGTGACATTTGTTCAGGATAGAAGTCAGTCTTCGATGGTTCGCTTCCTGGCTCTACTTTgattgttttcttcagtgtagGCTTCTCATAAGACTCAATGACAGGCACTGTATGGGGGAGGGTAGGAGAGGGAAAGCAACACATCAAAAATACAGAGAGTTATGGAAATAAAAACTGTATGTAAAAATCTAGagttaaaacaaaagaaatccccCAGCTCTATATTTAGTGCAAGAATTTATGCTAAAATACAAAATCTTCCAATTTTAGTCTATCTCCTGATGAACTATGATGCAAAACAGTTCTCTTCATCAGTCCAACATTTTTATCAGTCAGTAGATAAATCTCAGTAGATAAATAGCTTTATGCAGGTATAAATCAGAATAGAATACAACCTTGGTAAGTTTGGTAAAATAGTTACACAATAAATTCTATGCCTGTATATTTTAGAAGAACAGGAATTATGTTCCATTTcctaaaatgtgaaaaacacaCAAAGTGCTTGGATATACAGTTATTTTCTCAGGATGAGATGGCATAAAAAAGAAACTCTGACAACACCAACCTTGCATGCTACTTGGAGTTTCCATCTCATCTGCAAGAACTGTGGACACCATGATGGGCTGCTGAAGATGGGGAGCATACATAAAAGGAACTGGCTGGACCACAACAGGCTGTATAACTGGGAGTATTCCAGGGCTTCTCAGTCCGTGGCGTGAAAGAGCGGCTGCCATTACAGGTGGGATTGTTATTGGCATGGAAATAGGCTGTACTCCTGGGGGTGATGGTGTGAATTTACTGAGAGGTGAGCTGGGTGAGGACAGAGTCAATCCAGGTGAAGTTCTCCTATGCACAGTCTGAAATTTTAAGGGGGAAGGAGAACTTCCAGTTGAAGGTGGTGAGCTCCGTTTGTTCACTGTAAGGTCTACTGGCTCCATCTGGATTCCATTTGATAGTCCTTCGGGGTTTGAGTAGAATTTATTGTGCAACATACTCGGTGTAGAGTAAATGACGCTATATTTGTTTGGCTTCATTTGGTCCATGTAATTGGACGGGTATGACTGTCaggagtaggaaaaaaataaagaaaatcaaataataaatcaacacacacacaattactgctgaaaaagaaaggcagctaataaaactgaggcaaaatgaaaaagtttcaAGAAGGCACTTTAATGTACTTTCTAAATAAAAGTGAATTAAATAAAGCCTAAGATTTCACACAAAGGAAGTTATTCAAGTACTGACTGATTCACTAACTGTTTCAGAAGCAATGTAAAACAGATGATGAAAACAAATCCTCAAGGCTTATTCAactctttttctcccttaaaaactgcttttcataCACTAAGCTGCACATTACTTAACTG
The Haliaeetus albicilla chromosome 1, bHalAlb1.1, whole genome shotgun sequence DNA segment above includes these coding regions:
- the KLF3 gene encoding Krueppel-like factor 3, whose protein sequence is MLMFDPVPIKQEAMEPVSVSYPSNYMDQMKPNKYSVIYSTPSMLHNKFYSNPEGLSNGIQMEPVDLTVNKRSSPPSTGSSPSPLKFQTVHRRTSPGLTLSSPSSPLSKFTPSPPGVQPISMPITIPPVMAAALSRHGLRSPGILPVIQPVVVQPVPFMYAPHLQQPIMVSTVLADEMETPSSMQVPVIESYEKPTLKKTIKVEPGSEPSKTDFYPEQMSPPMMTSLSPQQVMLQENHPSVIVQPGKRPLPVESPDTQRKRRIHRCDYEGCNKVYTKSSHLKAHRRTHTGEKPYKCTWEGCTWKFARSDELTRHFRKHTGIKPFQCPDCDRSFSRSDHLALHRKRHMLV